A window of Pseudophryne corroboree isolate aPseCor3 chromosome 1, aPseCor3.hap2, whole genome shotgun sequence genomic DNA:
ATTTAATAGGTGGCATCCCTGATGTTGGCAATTAATAACAATTGTTCCTTGGTCGACTCAGAAAGGAAACTGCTTTCATGggcatctgcccatttttcaattgctttagccacccaggctgtaGGCATGGCAGGTCTGTCTGTGGCACCTGTAAGTGAATATTAAAACTTCAGACATGTGTCCAATTGTCTATCAAGTACATCCTTGAAGAAGGATGCTGTAGGAATAGGGAGAATGGAACTCCTTATCAAGCATGTCACATGAGAATCCagtaggtggattttcccattttgtacAATCAGCAGCAGGTAACAGATAAAAGGAATTGAGCCTTTTAGGTACATTAAATTTCTTGCTAGGAAAAATAGCCCCACTGTTAATCTGTGACCAGCTCCTGCTTGCACAAAacaaaaactgaagagcctgagctgtgggcgaGGCATGAGGAGAGAGGGGTCCAGTGCATACTGGGAGCTTGAAAAGCTTTGCTGTTCAGTGCCTGTCCTGTGGAGACTATGTACcctgaagaagaaaaagaggtagaaGTGTCACCTTTAAAACTGATAAatcagtgccccccaaaaaacactaaggctgaagaacaaactgtaagTTCAAAACCCCTGAGGACAGTTTGGGGGTGTCCACGTtaactatgtgtgagtctgacatttacactgtactcatagagaagcctccttccactatTTCTGCACATCTGCAAATTTGAGGATAAGCCGTACAAGCAAAGgttgtgatgatgacataatagaaattgaggatgctagtgttgaAGTGCAACAGGATGGGGAGATATTTGTctactatctgatgctaatgaggatgttgataataAGGATGTTGTTTGTATAATTTAGCcaacagtggcagcagttcttgcataTGAAAAAAATAAAGTTATTGTCATGTCTAGGCATAAAACAAAAAATCCACCTCATGGGTGTGGCATTTTTTTTTACGCAAATCCTGACAACCTTTGTGAAAGCAAAACAGAAATGGTCTACGGTGCTGTATTGAGCAGTACTCACACAAGAATGTATATCAGCAGCCACCAGGGAAAGAGGTATGCCAGCCTCTAGAAATACAAATACATGGAAAAAGCCCAGGTAGCACTTAATAATACATACATGAAACAATGAAtgtatattatatagtatttaTTTTAATGCATACCATTACCTGCTGCTGTCAAGACACGGCATCCGCTCTAAGCAACTCTGGCTGTGTGGTAAATAATTTATTAAATACTCCTGGGAGGTTTACCAAACATTTGTGAAAGCATGTTAACCATCAAGGCatctcctccatgttatgtcatttgcttTGAGTTCAATTAATAACAAGTAGTCCAGTAGCAGCTACCAGCAGTTTGTAGTTGGACCAacacatgcaatctccactgccaacaccctcatcatcaacctcttcaTTGATGATCcagggtagtccttccaaaaaattgttttgtgggggcacaaacaaaccaagcTCTTCAGTCACaaaagtccctgtcactgaaatgcttggtttgttaaactgcacaTGTcctaacataaaggtgggtggaagggcctaaggacaattccatcttacgccACTTTTCTATTAATTATGTGTTATTTGGGGGCATTGGTTATGGTCTATTTTGCAGATACAAACAAGTTTTATTGGTTTGGTTATTGTTCTAAAATCTATACTAATTTGCAACAAATTTTTAATCAGAAATAACTTAGTGACTAACACATATTAattgtaattaattaattaattaatcaatcactCAATTGATCATTTTTTATTGTTTAATGGCCTTTTCTCTTCGCAATTACTGCAAAATAGATGTCAGTATAGTCCATGTGTCAATTTTTTATAAtaattcaatcaatcaatctctcattgTTTTATCTGCCTTCCActatatactccacctccatttaTTTCCCTGTACTGTCCTCTGGTCTCTTAGCTAGTACTTGAGTAATGAAAACATTCTTAGTTACGATCTATgaggtcatatagtttattaaactgccatcctcctGTTTGCCACAGCTGtgctgcaatgtttcatagatgtgctacattCTTTTAAACTACTGTATGTTTGTGCTATTTTGCTTAGTAGCCAACCAGCTCGCTGCAACCTTTGgttaatattggtgaaaacaatattgtgagctgtgaagtggccAAAATTCACTGGAGAATGGCTGGGAAttttagttattgaggttaataatgctgtaggaacaaaaacatgcccaaattagatgattttagctgtttttagcatttaaaaaaaatacagatccaaaacaaaaacacgaaagtggttttgcaaaaccagaaccaaaacacgaaaatgaatccagatccaaaaccaaaacatgggggtcagcaCAGATCTCTATGTTAAACTAATTTGCAAAACCAGTTTATCACTATAATAAAATATCAGGGTGAAATATAAATATGTTGAAGATATAAAAGCTATACAAGACAAGCTTGTAGAGAATActattttttaaaaacatattcaaCCAAAAAAATGTGAACTTATAGTATGAAGTGTCACAAACCAACCAACTACACAATCAATGCATGTAAGACTGAACACGCACACAGCAAACATACCAAACACTAGCATTTGGGTTTGGTTAAATATGTAGATCTGACTATATATGTATTAAGCCAGATGAATGCGTGTCAACCTGCTTTTCTACAGGCTTGTGCATGCAAGCGAGTCTGCATATAGTATGCAGCCAATACTAGTCAGACAAGAAACTCcagaaattaatttattcagtttcCTTTTCAAGGTTTGGCCTCATTGCTACTAGAAAATGCTTAAAACATGTTGATATGGAAAAGCTAAGAAGATGGAGTTTACATTGGGTCAAATTTGAGATCCTAATTCATGTACCAGAGGATTATCAGATGTTTCCTGTAACAATCAGGCCAGGAGACACCATTAAGGACCTTAGAGTTCACCTAGTAAAACAAGGAATAACCTCATGGAGGAAACAGTTTACCTACAATGGGAAAGAATTAGGAGAATATGAAACCATTAGAGACCTCAAAATAAAAAATGGAGCTGTCATTTTACTTGTTAATAAACATGAAAGGTAAGTCAACTATTTTTTAAAATCAAGGAAGTTACTGTAATTCAATCATTGATATGTATTTGTACTTATAGTGGCATGCAAAACACTAGCAACAAATGTATCTAGGGAAACACTTTTTAATGAATGTAATTTATTATAAAAAAACATAGTCACCTATTTTCAAATTAGACACACATTTTGCAGCGTCATTGCCCTGTTCATTATTGCCGTGTTATTAGTCATGTGGTGATAGTTACTGTAGTGCACAATGCGGTAATGCCAGACATCTGTCAGTATAGTCTATGCTTACCGTAGAGTGCTTTCATATTTATACTGTACAGTGACCTATGACGCTCCATCAGACCTGAAGGGAATATTAGGTATAGTTACTCTTCCTATAAGATGAAGCATGTGCACTCACAAATGTGCCCATGTAGAGTTGGACACAAATATTACGATTTTGAAATTACCATAAGGGATACTCACCCTGTATTTACAACTTCTTTTCCCCACAAATGGATCTTTATTTTTAAGGTACATGTTCCGCAATAATTCTTACTCAGTCATGCTGACTGAAACGCATATACTACTTATTATCCTGTACACTAAGAGGCATGAGACAGGGGGGGTGGAAGGGGCATAAAAAGTGCTATAGGAAATGTCCAAGCAAAATGAATCCCACGCTGATCATTGCACGATGCATACGTTCCTGTTTAgaggtactgtatatactgtaacttccAGGTGCATGACCCCTGATGCAAACTGTTGATAAAATAACTGGACGCTCCAGATTAGCTGGATGCATCGGAATTCCTCCCATTTATGCTAATACTATAGATATTTGGTCGAGTTCAATATGTTGAAGTTCGTCATATCAATTCTGACAATAAAAACATTTCacctgtcaacattctgacaatatAGACATGTTGCCTGACGACATTTTAACATGACATCATATCTGTCAACATTGTGATGTTGACATATGAATGTTTATATTGTTATTGCCGACCTTTTGACTACATTCCATAGTAATTCTTCTGCTGCAATCTATTGCCACTATTACAACGGTATTAGCAACTGATCTGCAGCAATAAAGCATATTTCTATTTATCTTTTAAATGGGAAAGCAATGGATGTGTGTAAGGATTTGAACTTAATTAAGACTTTAAATTTTGTATTTGTGTTTTATTGTAATTACCTTTCATATTCAACTTCAATAAATATTTCTAAAACTGTATTTcatgtactatactgtatataaattgcgCACTGAATTTACTACtaacactgtgcagccaccaatactGACATAGTATACTGTATGTGCCTACTTTATGTCTGTCTCTTGGAGTAAAGGAGATGCCAAACAAaaagggaagtggggggggggggggggggggttgctttttcttcccctggtatcccccccccccccccccccctcccagcacactgactaatacctgtaacaatacttgagCTTATCTggaaatagaatttcagagatatttgctACATGAATTTGCAAGTACATGGGAAGCTGCTGAGCTACTTCATGGCTTctctgatgtcagcagtcctacACGGAATACATACAATTTACCGGTAGGCGGAATGGtggctgtcaaaatcccgacagtggcatcctgccaGCCAGAATggtggcagtggggcgagtgctaaGAGTTCCTTTACAGGCATGCTGCAGGATCTCCATGGGAcgggtgtcgttgacacccacgagtgggaatagtccctgtgcactgggattccagctgtcggcgtTGTTGACTGTCAGGTTTCCattgtcagtatcctgacagctggcaaattgattgcatccctcctacactacataatagcaatgcCCACATAgaaccatgtgatttgtctacagtaaggcctcatgataaaagcTCATACAAAAATACATCAAGATTGATggctagcttacctgagagccaTCCCTTAGCTCATggaaagctgctgagccacttcacggcttctctgatatcggtAAAGGAGACGCATATGATACTGTTGCCAAACTGGATGGATCTTGCATATACAGTCAGCTCTGTAAGATAAGCAAAGTGTTCACTTTTGTAGGAAAATGTTGCACTTATAATTTAGACACAAATGACATACAGCACAGCCTGAGCCGTGAAATGAGAAAAAAATGCACAATAAAGCAGAatgttataaagaaaaaaaaaatacatgttcccccactttctctcctctgatCTCTACTACCTCAtccaggatactgtattattgcaaTCCATGATCCCGCCAACCCTGCCACATCAAAGTTTCTCTTACCCCCTCTCAATGGACCTCTTCTCACTCCCACCACAGCGGCCAGTGGTTTGGGGTTTTTCTCCAAATATTTTTTCTGTAATTTCTCCCTCACTCAGACCACTGCCTCCTCTCTTTCAACATCTTTTATCTCTAGACAACACTCCAATGTAAACAGGGTGCCCTTGAGCCCACCAGTTCATTCTCTTTGTTGGACTCTCTTCTTTCCTACATCAGAGTCTTCTCTTGCCCTAAACAATATGTTGCCCTTTATTACGAGCCTTTACATCTGGTCACAACTCCACTGCCTCACCTGTTACTATCTCATCAGCCTACGTAGATCCACCTCAACCTTTTACACATCTTGGTGATTTTGTTAATTTCAGATTCATCCACTTCCTTATTTAATCAGTCCCTCTTTAAATCCCTTAGCTTCTCACAATCCTCCAAATCTCATCACATCTTTACCACCTTCATATCCCCCACCACCACTTCCCTTTCTGCTAGTGGCTTTGCCTCGGACCTTGCCAAACAAATTTAATCTGTTCATTGCAGTGTTTCTTTCATCCCTGTGACAAGGCGGAATCCATGTTTTGCTTTCCTGCTACATCCCTCGACTTGTCCTCTCAAACCATTTCTTTTTCACCATCACTCCTTGCTCCCCCCCTAATGCCTACTCCAACCTCATCCCCCTTATTTCTTTCATCCTTCGAAAAATGCATTTGTCTTGCCCATTCTCAAGAAACTCTTCCCTAACACTGAttgcctcctctcctcctccgtGATCACTTTTTACCACACCCCCCACTTCTCCCAGGACTAACACACTACCTCCTAACTTTCCAAAATCTGCACCCCACTCATTGGCGtatgtataatacccctttcacactgccaatgccggatcccacccgggaattggaaacgggatcttcttgggtgggatctggcattggcagctgctgcaggcttccccgacccggcaatatgccaggcgagttgccatagcagcgggaggcAGAGCCGGCGGTGGGGGCattggtggaggcggcgctgggagatgagatcatctccacgccgcctctccctgctgtagtaaacgggtcccgggacgcatcaacccgggagcccgtttaggcagccactgacccggtattcaacccgggtataacactgctttattcccgggtttaattgccgggtcaggcaacccgcgatttcggctatgcccctttcacaccgcttgctgaccggcaatatgccgggtcgataccaggaaatttgttcagtgtgaaaggggtataattggtgCAAGGTGTGCTCATGGGCCCCTGGGCCAAGAGAGGGCCACaccacataccctgcacccatataaataTACTTACCCCATCGAAGTTCAAAGGTGGGGAGACAGAAATTGCTGGGAAAACAGTGGCCATTTTTCCCATTATTTGCACATGCTCAGTAAAGCATGCCAAAAAGGATTGGATTTTGCACACGGGCCCTCAACTTTCTTAAACCACCCCTGTCCCACTGCACTGCTTCCCTTTTCCTCTTTGTGTCCAAGTATTcctcctttagaatgtaaactgTGAGGAGAAGGGCCCTCTCTCCTTCTGTTTTGTCTATGTAATTATGTCTTTTGCAGGTTGTAATTATGTATTTATGTAAATATATGAACCTGCCTGAATTGTTCACTTTGTACCCATGTAATCGTAATGGGTTGGGATCACGTGACCGGCGGCCGGAATCCCTGCAGTCAGCATCCTGGCTGCATGTATTTCTCCtgtcaataattttttttttttttttttttaaaagatgtatTTTCAAAGAAAAAAGTTTTGCAGTGCTGGCTGAGGTGCATGGAAGTTGGTGGCTCTCATGCCCCCCGAGTGCTGTGACTCATTAGGTACAGATCCACTTAACACATAaaaataagacagcgctgactggAGATCTATTTAAAAATATTTTCCAAAACGGACTCAGCTGCTTCTTCAGAGGTAATGTTACCATTATATCCGAGGAAGCCACTGAGTCCATTTTGGAGGCAGAGAAACACGTTACAAGCCCCATTGCTCACACAACCCGGCACCGTACCACCAAATCTTAGAAGGAGCAGTATCCTGGAAAACCTCTTTGCAAAGGTCCAGTGATCCTATTAGGAGCTGGGAAGAAACAGGATCCTCCAGGTGGAAGTGAGTGGGCTTATGCCCGGCAATTGCATaagatacatttttaaaaaaaagtcctgGCCAGGACCTAAGACTGATATGTTACTTTAAGGCAGATTGTTGCACAACAAACTCAGTGCACAGAAGATAAGTTGTATCAGAGTGCTTGTggaaacagagggcctaattctgagttgatcgcagcatcaaatgtgttagcagttgggcaaaaccatgtgtactgcaggaggggcagatataacatgtgcagagagagttagatttgggtgtggcatgttctaactgaaatctaaattgcagtgtaaaaataaagcagccagtatttaccctgcacagaaacaaaataacccacccaaatctaactctcgctgcaaatgttatatctgccccccctgcagtgcgcatggttttgcccaattgctaacaaagttgctgctgcgatcaactcagaattacccccagtatctgtACTTTATAAAAGACCGGAGGAAATTGATGATGTCAGTATATTTTATAAAATAGTCTGAAATTTATTTTATATCATTTGAAGTTTGATTTAATTTTTGCATTCTTTATTATTTGGAGTCCCTATTTGTTTCTCTATTTTTTTAATTGTTATTAATCTTTTTCGTTTTAAGTGATATGTAATTTTATTGGCTAGCCAGCATGTGTACCATGAATGTATAATTATTGTCTAATCagcaaaaataatatttttatatactgtatatctccagTCAGCACTTTCTTATTTTTATGTGTtaagtcagggctggccaaaccggtcctcgacatctaccaacagttcatgttttctaggcctcctggagatctgtagaattgtcagttaggaatgaatgcagcacatcttaattagtaatgactacacctgtgcaccagctaggtggtctggaaaatgtgtactgttggtagatctcgaggactggtttggccagctctgtgtTAAGTGGATTTTTATTCAGGGTTCAGTATTGCCCTGCTTTTGACTGCAGCAGATAGGAGGCATGTATATTGGATCTTGAGGTATTTTATATTCACATAAATATTGTATGGACAAGAGATTATTTTCAATTTATATTTTAAAGCTTACAGTGTCTCTAGGCACATAatccatttttttcttctttgttatTATTACGTACAGAGGCTAGATGAGGAAGGGCGCATCTGTCATAAGAACtagggcactttaatgtggcacaatatgacatggaggcaccacagtggggcataatatgaactagggcactgtaacatggcataatttgaactgaagGGAACTCTCCGATGTTTCACAGTATGaacggaggcactgtaatgtggcataatatgagctagggacactgtatgtcataatgtgaattagggatactgtgtggcataatgtgtacttgcaGTCCTAGAGTGTGAAATTATGTAAACAAGGGAACTACAAtgtttcataaaataaactagggcactactgtgtggcataatattaactaagaCATTACTATGGTAcacaaataaactagggcactgttatggggcattaaaaattaacaactgctgcgaagAGGTGTGTCGCAAGAATCTTTGGAATGGACCCCTTCAATccattgctatggggccaacaaagttctggttacgcccctgcaTATAATTATAGCTAGCTCTATTCAGAGCAAAACACAAAAGCATATAATGCTAATTTTAGAGAGATTAAACATGCATACTATGTAAAAGCACAAACAGAAGAAAATACAGAACATACCGGTTGACAAAATGGTGTTTAAATACATCGGAGCTGATTCTGAGATGGACAGATGTCTGTGTATCGATGCAAATGGCGAGTATTTGCTTACAGGGAATGTAGAGATGCaaatttacacattacacatttttGCATACAGTATGTCCGTCCTATTGGTGTGTATA
This region includes:
- the TINCR gene encoding TINCR ubiquitin domain containing produces the protein MEKLRRWSLHWVKFEILIHVPEDYQMFPVTIRPGDTIKDLRVHLVKQGITSWRKQFTYNGKELGEYETIRDLKIKNGAVILLVNKHER